The genomic DNA GTCTCCGCCCAGGAACATGCCGTGCTCCGTCTTCTCCAGGTGCGTCACCTTGCCCACCACCAGGCCCGGCGGGTACACGCCGTCCGTGCCCGAGGTGATGATGAGATCGCCCTCCTGGATGTCCTCGGTGCGCAGCATGTTCTCCAGTTGCAGGGGACCCTTGCCCGCCCCCGCCGCCGTGCCCCGCGAGCGCGAGCGCTGCACACGCACACCCACCCGGCTCTGCGCGTCCGTCACCAGCGCCACGTCCGCCCATCCGCCCGTCGTGCGCACCACCTGGCCGACGATGCCGTCCGGCGTCACCACGGACATGCCGCGGAACACCCCATCCGACTCCCCCCGGTTGATGCGCACGGAGAGCAGCTTGCTCACCGGGTTGACGCCGATGACCCGCGCGGCGATGTCCGGCCCCGGCGAGGCCTCCGAGTAGCCGAGCAGGCCGCGCAGCCGGTCGTTCTCCACCCGGGCCTCGCCCAGCGCCTGCACGGTCGCCCGGAGCTGCAGGTTCTCCGCGCGCAGCTGCTCGTTCTCCTGCCGCACCTCGCGCAGGTCCAGGTAGCCGTACACCACGGCCTTCACCCCGTCGATGAGGCCCACCAGCCCGCGTTGCACGGGGGCGGTCAGGCCAATGACGGCGCGGTCCACGA from Melittangium boletus DSM 14713 includes the following:
- the mreC gene encoding rod shape-determining protein MreC gives rise to the protein MLSLLKRYRTLLIVGALLLYPFGSFLTTGRRGREPNVVDRAVIGLTAPVQRGLVGLIDGVKAVVYGYLDLREVRQENEQLRAENLQLRATVQALGEARVENDRLRGLLGYSEASPGPDIAARVIGVNPVSKLLSVRINRGESDGVFRGMSVVTPDGIVGQVVRTTGGWADVALVTDAQSRVGVRVQRSRSRGTAAGAGKGPLQLENMLRTEDIQEGDLIITSGTDGVYPPGLVVGKVTHLEKTEHGMFLGGDIVPAVDTTRLEEVLVRGNPFGTMAQSQGEGGTR